The following coding sequences lie in one Miscanthus floridulus cultivar M001 chromosome 9, ASM1932011v1, whole genome shotgun sequence genomic window:
- the LOC136479507 gene encoding putative disease resistance RPP13-like protein 1, translating to MDGDQCSLEELGPLSQLVNLIINFLENVASTSFATQARLGEKNCLRDLYMNCTSRHGNDGLLVNVEGGITKEEQRRIEEVFDELCPPPCIEHIDISGYFGQRFPRWMMPTAVAPLRSLRTLMMDDLACCTELPSGLSQLPCLELLQIIRAPSIKCVGREFLQLNNQQGVAFPRLQNLHFEGMVECEEWAWVEQVKDMPILKNLHISMYKLRRVPPGLAFHTRDLKKLGIYDVKHLRYLENFTSVVDLDVFSNTDLERISNLPKLQKLVIFKCPKMKVL from the coding sequence ATGGATGGTGATCAGTGTAGTTTGGAAGAACTGGGGCCTCTCTCCCAGCTAGTGAACCTTATTATAAATTTTCTGGAGAATGTTGCTTCCACCTCATTTGCCACACAGGCCAGGCTTGGCGAAAAGAATTGTTTAAGAGATCTGTACATGAATTGCACAAGTAGACATGGAAATGATGGCTTGTTAGTAAATGTGGAAGGAGGGATCACTAAGGAAGAGCAGAGACGGATCGAGGAGGTTTTTGATGAGCTTTGCCCTCCACCATGCATAGAACACATTGACATCAGTGGGTATTTTGGTCAGCGATTCCCAAGGTGGATGATGCCAACAGCAGTTGCACCACTTAGGAGCTTGAGGACGCTAATGATGGATGACTTAGCCTGCTGCACAGAGCTTCCTAGTGGCTTGAGTCAGCTCCCTTGCTTGGAGCTCCTACAGATCATTCGTGCCCCGTCCATCAAGTGTGTTGGGCGTGAATTCTTGCAACTGAACAATCAGCAAGGGGTTGCATTTCCCAGATTGCAGAACCTGCATTTTGAGGGAATGGTTGAATGTGAGGAATGGGCGTGGGTGGAACAAGTGAAAGACATGCCTATCTTGAAGAACCTTCATATCAGTATGTACAAGTTGAGGCGCGTCCCTCCTGGCCTAGCCTTCCACACTAGGGATTTGAAGAAATTAGGCATATATGATGTCAAGCACCTAAGATATTTGGAGAACTTCACTTCTGTTGTCGACCTCGACGTGTTTAGTAACACTGACCTGGAGCGGATCAGTAATCTACCAAAACTGCAGAAGCTCGTCATCTTCAAGTGCCCAAAGATGAAGGTATTGTAG